One Lycium barbarum isolate Lr01 chromosome 5, ASM1917538v2, whole genome shotgun sequence genomic window carries:
- the LOC132640083 gene encoding UPF0481 protein At3g47200-like, with translation MASEHLIQVDQVGQPPMPQVHFMMRQESKESEDYDPKVVSLGPYHHGKTNLKFVEDYKPKAVELFIAGTKNENEYLKEILKYIGYARRCYLEEYTRKYTDKEFARMMLQDACVILNYIESKEMSWKRDEMTRHIGIAVYNSLGRDIYLLENQVPFRILEILVVLRDNMDRRDFVKNVEEYFFKRFFHHWEAKLPVADEKNRLGKEALHLIEIFRRVIVTGSDPDPKSECECLCGNINLVWRSHDESSISSEPLFSSVTDLKSKGITFSASEIKSLREVRFYAYKFHLKSAELKLPRSYVTKDTRVFFKNLIAYEFSPYAPSDKAVTSYVNFMRLLVISQEDVKELREKQIIINGLGRDEEVVEMYKALDTFGAEDTFSLRSLKVDIEKYHRTKAKTWMADLKIKYFGSPWSLIALSASIFLIFLDMFQAYYAAHGSGQPSSKGAS, from the coding sequence ATGGCGTCAGAGCATTTAATACAAGTGGACCAAGTAGGGCAGCCTCCAATGCCACAAGTTCATTTCATGATGAGACAAGAGAGCAAGGAAAGTGAGGATTATGATCCAAAAGTGGTTTCGCTGGGGCCTTACCACCATGGAAAGACGAATCTCAAGTTCGTTGAGGATTACAAGCCCAAGGCCGTTGAATTGTTCATTGCCGGTACTAAAAACGAAAATGAATACTTAAAAGAGATTCTGAAATATATTGGGTATGCTAGACGTTGTTACCTCGAAGAATACACCCGTAAATACACTGACAAAGAATTTGCTCGAATGATGCTTCAAGATGCATGTGTCATTCTAAATTATATCGAATCGAAGGAAATGTCATGGAAAAGAGACGAGATGACTAGGCATATTGGCATTGCTGTTTATAACAGCCTTGGACGTGACATCTATTTGCTTGAAAATCAGGTACCTTTCCGGATTCTCGAGATCTTGGTTGTCTTGAGAGATAATATGGACAGACGCGACTTTGTAAAGAACGTGGAAGAATATTTCTTTAAAAGGTTCTTCCATCATTGGGAGGCAAAACTACCTGTAGCTGATGAAAAGAATAGGCTCGGGAAGGAAGCCCTTCACCTTATTGAAATTTTCCGCAGGGTAATTGTCACAGGCAGCGATCCAGACCCCAAATCTGAATGTGAATGTCTTTGTGGCAATATCAACTTGGTATGGCGCAGTCATGATGAAAGTTCAATTAGTAGCGAACCCCTGTTCAGTTCCGTGACGGATCTGAAATCAAAGGGCATTACTTTCAGTGCTAGTGAGATTAAATCTCTCAGGGAGGTAAGGTTTTATGCATATAAATTTCACTTAAAGTCTGCTGAACTGAAGCTCCCGCGTTCTTATGTCACAAAGGACACAAGAGTGTTTTTCAAGAACTTGATCGCTTACGAGTTCTCTCCCTATGCTCCTTCTGATAAAGCCGTGACTAGTTACGTGAATTTCATGAGACTACTTGTGATTTCACAAGAAGATGTGAAGGAACTACGAGAGAAGCAAATTATAATCAACGGTTTAGGGAGGGACGAAGAAGTGGTGGAAATGTACAAAGCTTTGGATACTTTTGGTGCAGAAGACACATTTTCTTTGAGGTCTTTAAAAGTGGATATTGAAAAATACCATCGCACCAAAGCCAAGACTTGGATGGCTGActtgaaaatcaaatattttggCAGTCCCTGGTCTCTGATTGCTTTGTCGGCTAGCATTTTCCTCATCTTCTTGGATATGTTCCAGGCCTACTATGCAGCTCATGGTTCTGGTCAACCTTCTTCAAAAGGAGCGTCTTGA
- the LOC132640084 gene encoding protein BTR1-like isoform X1 — protein sequence MAMEGEYNSSTEGGLQEHSSSSPHKSQSPPPSHDHEENKISVKFLLSNAEAGSIIGKGGSTISDFQSRSGARIQLSRNNEFFPGTMDRIVMASGPIDDVLKAVDLILNKLLDESYVEDGGDADLRSKVRLVVPNSSCGGIIGKGGATIKSFIEDSRAGIKILPQDETFPGLHDRLVVVIGTLGEQMRAIELILYKLAEDTHYIQNMNAPFPYAAAYANMNYGPPNGVIGGRFPNNRYQNMGQFNSEDRNNSVTIGVADERIGLVLGRNGRSVMEISQVSGARIKISDRGDFMSGTSDRKVTITGSQRAISIAESMISKKVATVTETREDGF from the exons ATGGCTATGGAAGGTGAGTACAATTCATCAACTGAAGGTGGTCTACAAGAACACTCTTCTTCTTCACCTCACAAATCTCAATCTCCACCTCCTTCTCATG ACCATGAGGAGAATAAAATATCTGTCAAGTTCCTTCTATCAAATGCTGAAGCTGGTTCAATTATTGGAAAGGGCGGCTCGACAATCAGTGACTTTCAGTCTCGTTCTGGGGCAAGAATTCAGTTGTCACGCAACAACGAATTTTTCCCTGGTACCATGGATAGGATTGTAATGGCGTCTGGGCCAATTGATGATGTACTCAAGGCAGTTGATCTTATTCTTAATAAACTACTAGACGAG AGTTATGTTGAAGATGGTGGTGATGCTGACCTGCGATCAAAAGTTAGACTAGTTGTGCCCAACAGCTCTTGTGGTGGAATTATTGGGAAGGGAGGAGCTAcgataaa GTCATTTATTGAAGACTCTCGGGCTGGCATAAAAATATTACCTCAGGATGAAACTTTTCCAGGACTGCATGATAGGTTAGTAGTAGTGATTGGAACTCTAGGGGAGCAGATGCGGGCTATTGAATTGATTCTATATAAGTTGGCTGAAGACACTCATTATATACAGAACATGAATGCTCCTTTTCCCTATGCAG CAGCTTATGCTAACATGAACTATGGACCACCAAATGGAGTAATTGGAGGGAGATTTCCAAATAACAGATATCAGAACATGGGCCAGTTTAATTCT GAAGATAGGAACAATTCTGTTACTATTGGTGTTGCTGATGAGCGTATTGGTTTAGTGCTTGGCCGGAACGGAAGGAGTGTAATGGAGATAAGTCAG GTAAGTGGAGCTAGAATAAAGATATCAGATAGGGGTGATTTCATGTCCGGTACATCTGACAG GAAGGTGACTATTACAGGATCTCAAAGAGCGATCAGCATAGCCGAGTCAATGATATCTAAGAAAGTAGCGACAGTTACTGAGACGCGAGAGGATGGATTTTGA
- the LOC132640084 gene encoding protein BTR1-like isoform X2 produces MAMEGEYNSSTEGGLQEHSSSSPHKSQSPPPSHDHEENKISVKFLLSNAEAGSIIGKGGSTISDFQSRSGARIQLSRNNEFFPGTMDRIVMASGPIDDVLKAVDLILNKLLDESYVEDGGDADLRSKVRLVVPNSSCGGIIGKGGATIKSFIEDSRAGIKILPQDETFPGLHDRLVVVIGTLGEQMRAIELILYKLAEDTHYIQNMNAPFPYAAYANMNYGPPNGVIGGRFPNNRYQNMGQFNSEDRNNSVTIGVADERIGLVLGRNGRSVMEISQVSGARIKISDRGDFMSGTSDRKVTITGSQRAISIAESMISKKVATVTETREDGF; encoded by the exons ATGGCTATGGAAGGTGAGTACAATTCATCAACTGAAGGTGGTCTACAAGAACACTCTTCTTCTTCACCTCACAAATCTCAATCTCCACCTCCTTCTCATG ACCATGAGGAGAATAAAATATCTGTCAAGTTCCTTCTATCAAATGCTGAAGCTGGTTCAATTATTGGAAAGGGCGGCTCGACAATCAGTGACTTTCAGTCTCGTTCTGGGGCAAGAATTCAGTTGTCACGCAACAACGAATTTTTCCCTGGTACCATGGATAGGATTGTAATGGCGTCTGGGCCAATTGATGATGTACTCAAGGCAGTTGATCTTATTCTTAATAAACTACTAGACGAG AGTTATGTTGAAGATGGTGGTGATGCTGACCTGCGATCAAAAGTTAGACTAGTTGTGCCCAACAGCTCTTGTGGTGGAATTATTGGGAAGGGAGGAGCTAcgataaa GTCATTTATTGAAGACTCTCGGGCTGGCATAAAAATATTACCTCAGGATGAAACTTTTCCAGGACTGCATGATAGGTTAGTAGTAGTGATTGGAACTCTAGGGGAGCAGATGCGGGCTATTGAATTGATTCTATATAAGTTGGCTGAAGACACTCATTATATACAGAACATGAATGCTCCTTTTCCCTATGCAG CTTATGCTAACATGAACTATGGACCACCAAATGGAGTAATTGGAGGGAGATTTCCAAATAACAGATATCAGAACATGGGCCAGTTTAATTCT GAAGATAGGAACAATTCTGTTACTATTGGTGTTGCTGATGAGCGTATTGGTTTAGTGCTTGGCCGGAACGGAAGGAGTGTAATGGAGATAAGTCAG GTAAGTGGAGCTAGAATAAAGATATCAGATAGGGGTGATTTCATGTCCGGTACATCTGACAG GAAGGTGACTATTACAGGATCTCAAAGAGCGATCAGCATAGCCGAGTCAATGATATCTAAGAAAGTAGCGACAGTTACTGAGACGCGAGAGGATGGATTTTGA